Proteins found in one Miscanthus floridulus cultivar M001 chromosome 4, ASM1932011v1, whole genome shotgun sequence genomic segment:
- the LOC136552821 gene encoding GDSL esterase/lipase At1g28600-like isoform X1 → MVTAAASRVLATATWLLVAVCAVLIGGAESEPWRVHGGGACFTRLFSFGDSITDNGNWMHYARSPGAVARPPYGETFFRRPNGRFCDGRIIIDHIADALGIPFLTPYLAGNKSGDYAHGANFAVGGATALGRGYFRRKKLDARFTPYSLRWQMRWLKKVLRMVLSQQGDLMASSLFLLGEIGGNDYNQALFQGRSVDEVKTYVPDVVAGISAALTELIGLGARTVVVPGNFPTGCNPGYLAQFQTNDTAQYDSMGCLRWPNGLSELHNRALKADLAELRRRHPGVALVYADYYAAAMDITADPRKHGFGGAPLVSCCGGGGPYNTNLTAHCGASTSTTCRHPYEAVSWDGFHFTDHAYQVIADGVLRGAYAAPPVQLVKCGSRP, encoded by the exons ATGGTGACGGCGGCGGCTTCTCGCGTTCTCGCCACCGCGACATGGCTCCTCGTCGCCGTCTGCGCGGTCCTCATCGGCGGCGCAGAGTCAGAGCCGTGGCGCGtccacggcggcggcgcgtgcTTCACGAGGCTCTTCAGCTTCGGCGACTCCATCACCGACAACGGCAACTGGATGCACTACGCTCGGTCGCCGGGGGCCGTGGCGAGGCCGCCGTACGGGGAGACGTTCTTCCGCCGCCCCAACGGCCGCTTCTGCGACGGCAGGATCATCATCGACCACATCG CCGACGCGTTGGGGATACCGTTCCTGACGCCCTACCTCGCCGGCAACAAGAGCGGTGACTACGCCCACGGCGCCAACTTCGCGGTGGGCGGCGCGACGGCGCTCGGCCGCGGCTACTTCAGGAGGAAGAAGCTTGACGCCCGTTTCACGCCGTACTCCCTGCGTTGGCAGATGCGCTGGCTCAAGAAAGTCCTCCGCATGGTTTTGTCACAGCAAGGTGATCTGATGGCGAGCTCCTTGTTCCTGCTCGGAGAGATCGGCGGGAACGACTACAACCAGGCCTTGTTCCAGGGCAGGTCCGTCGACGAGGTCAAGACCTACGTCCCCGACGTCGTCGCCGGCATCAGCGCTGCTCTCACC GAACTGATCGGGCTAGGCGCCAGGACGGTGGTGGTGCCCGGGAACTTCCCGACGGGGTGCAACCCGGGGTACCTGGCGCAGTTCCAGACCAACGACACGGCGCAATACGACTCCATGGGCTGCCTCCGGTGGCCCAACGGCCTCTCCGAGCTCCACAACCGCGCGCTCAAGGCGGACCTGGCCGAGCTCCGCCGGCGCCACCCGGGCGTCGCCCTCGTCTACGCCGATTACTACGCCGCCGCCATGGACATCACCGCCGACCCCCGTAAGCACGGGTTCGGTGGCGCGCCGCTAGTGTCGTGCTGCGGCGGAGGGGGCCCGTACAACACCAACCTGACGGCGCACTGCGGCGCGAGCACGTCCACCACGTGCCGCCACCCCTACGAGGCCGTGTCCTGGGACGGGTTCCACTTCACGGACCACGCGTACCAGGTCATCGCCGACGGCGTGCTCCGGGGAGCCTACGCCGCGCCGCCCGTGCAGCTGGTGAAATGCGGCAGCCGGCCGTGA
- the LOC136552821 gene encoding GDSL esterase/lipase At1g28570-like isoform X2, producing the protein MAPRRRLRGPHRRRRVRAVARPRRRRVLHEALQLRRLHHRQRQLDALRSVAGGRGEAAVRGDVLPPPQRPLLRRQDHHRPHRYIHSSSRSHARRRRGVYVRADVRRCWCHACTYVVCAADALGIPFLTPYLAGNKSGDYAHGANFAVGGATALGRGYFRRKKLDARFTPYSLRWQMRWLKKVLRMVLSQQGDLMASSLFLLGEIGGNDYNQALFQGRSVDEVKTYVPDVVAGISAALTELIGLGARTVVVPGNFPTGCNPGYLAQFQTNDTAQYDSMGCLRWPNGLSELHNRALKADLAELRRRHPGVALVYADYYAAAMDITADPRKHGFGGAPLVSCCGGGGPYNTNLTAHCGASTSTTCRHPYEAVSWDGFHFTDHAYQVIADGVLRGAYAAPPVQLVKCGSRP; encoded by the exons ATGGCTCCTCGTCGCCGTCTGCGCGGTCCTCATCGGCGGCGCAGAGTCAGAGCCGTGGCGCGtccacggcggcggcgcgtgcTTCACGAGGCTCTTCAGCTTCGGCGACTCCATCACCGACAACGGCAACTGGATGCACTACGCTCGGTCGCCGGGGGCCGTGGCGAGGCCGCCGTACGGGGAGACGTTCTTCCGCCGCCCCAACGGCCGCTTCTGCGACGGCAGGATCATCATCGACCACATCGGTACATTCACTCGTCTTCCCGTTCCCACGCACGCCGCCGACGAGGAGTATATGTACGCGCTGACGTGCGCCGCTGCTGGTGTCATGCATGTACGTACGTCGTATGTGCAGCCGACGCGTTGGGGATACCGTTCCTGACGCCCTACCTCGCCGGCAACAAGAGCGGTGACTACGCCCACGGCGCCAACTTCGCGGTGGGCGGCGCGACGGCGCTCGGCCGCGGCTACTTCAGGAGGAAGAAGCTTGACGCCCGTTTCACGCCGTACTCCCTGCGTTGGCAGATGCGCTGGCTCAAGAAAGTCCTCCGCATGGTTTTGTCACAGCAAGGTGATCTGATGGCGAGCTCCTTGTTCCTGCTCGGAGAGATCGGCGGGAACGACTACAACCAGGCCTTGTTCCAGGGCAGGTCCGTCGACGAGGTCAAGACCTACGTCCCCGACGTCGTCGCCGGCATCAGCGCTGCTCTCACC GAACTGATCGGGCTAGGCGCCAGGACGGTGGTGGTGCCCGGGAACTTCCCGACGGGGTGCAACCCGGGGTACCTGGCGCAGTTCCAGACCAACGACACGGCGCAATACGACTCCATGGGCTGCCTCCGGTGGCCCAACGGCCTCTCCGAGCTCCACAACCGCGCGCTCAAGGCGGACCTGGCCGAGCTCCGCCGGCGCCACCCGGGCGTCGCCCTCGTCTACGCCGATTACTACGCCGCCGCCATGGACATCACCGCCGACCCCCGTAAGCACGGGTTCGGTGGCGCGCCGCTAGTGTCGTGCTGCGGCGGAGGGGGCCCGTACAACACCAACCTGACGGCGCACTGCGGCGCGAGCACGTCCACCACGTGCCGCCACCCCTACGAGGCCGTGTCCTGGGACGGGTTCCACTTCACGGACCACGCGTACCAGGTCATCGCCGACGGCGTGCTCCGGGGAGCCTACGCCGCGCCGCCCGTGCAGCTGGTGAAATGCGGCAGCCGGCCGTGA